Sequence from the Pseudomonas frederiksbergensis genome:
GGTTCAGCGACTGAGCCTGGTCGATCCACTTCTGGCGACGGCTGGCGGCATCGACAATCCACTTGGTGTCCACTTCGAACGCGGTGGCATAGAGCTCCTTGAGTTCTTGCGGGATGCGCTCGATCTGCTGCACCGAACCGTCGTAGTACTTCAGGTCGTTGATCATGACCGAGTCCCACAGGCCGCGGGCCTTGAGGTCGCGAACCAGGTACGGGTTGATCACGGTGAATTCGCCCGACAGGTTCGATTTCACGTACAGGTTCTGGTAGGTCGGTTCGATCGACTGCGACACGCCGGTGATGTTGGCGATAGTGGCGGTCGGTGCGATGGCCATGATGTTCGAGTTGCGGATGCCTTTCTGCACACGGGCGCGAACCGGTGCCCAGTCCAGGGTTTCCTTCAGGTCGACGTCGATGTACTTCTCGCCGCGCTGGGCAATCAGGATCTGTTGCGAGTCCAGCGGCAGGATGCCTTGGGACCACAGCGAACCCTGGAACGTCTCGTAGGCGCCACGCTCGTCGGCCAGGTCGCAGGAAGCCTGGATCGCGTAGTAGCTGACCGCTTCCATGGACTTGTCGGCGAACTCGACCGCGGCATCGGAACCGTACGGGATGTGCTGCAGGTACAAGGCGTCCTGGAAGCCCATGATGCCCAGGCCGACCGGACGGTGCTTGAAGTTGGAGTTCTTCGCCTGTGGCACCGAGTAGTAGTTGATGTCGATCACGTTGTCGAGCATGCGCACAGCGGTGTTCACGGTGCGTTGCAGCTTGGCGGTGTCCAGCTTGCCGTCGACGATGTGGTTCGGCAGGTTGATCGAGCCCAGGTTGCAGACCGCGATCTCGTCCTTGTTGGTGTTCAGGGTGATCTCGGTGCACAGGTTCGAGCTGTGGACCACGCCCACGTGCTGCTGCGGGCTGCGCAGGTTGCACGGGTCCTTGAAGGTCAGCCATGGGTGGCCGGTTTCGAACAGCATCGACAGCATCTTGCGCCACAGGTCTTTGGCCTGGACGACTTTGAACAGCTTGATCTTGTTGTACTCGGTCAGGGCTTCGTAGTACTCGTAGCGCTCTTCGAAAGCCTTGCCGGTCAGGTCGTGCAGGTCCGGCACTTCGGATGGCGAGAACAGGGTCCACTTGCCGTCATCGAAGACGCGCTTCATGAACAGGTCGGGGATCCAGTTGGCGGTGTTCATGTCGTGGGTACGACGACGGTCATCACCGGTGTTCTTGCGCAGCTCGATGAACTCTTCGATGTCCATGTGCCAGGTTTCCAGGTAGGCGCAGACCGCGCCCTTGCGCTTGCCGCCCTGGTTGACCGCGACTGCGGTGTCGTTGACCACTTTGAGGAACGGCACGACGCCCTGGGATTTGCCGTTGGTGCCCTTGATGTACGAGCCCAATGCGCGAACCGGGGTCCAGTCGTTGCCCAGGCCACCGGCGAATTTCGACAGCATGGCGTTGTCGTGGATCGCGCCGTAGATGCCCGACAGGTCATCCGGAACGGTGGTCAGGTAGCAGCTCGACAGCTGCGGACGCAGGGTGCCGGCGTTGAACAAGGTTGGGGTCGAGGCCATGTAGTCGAAGGACGACAACAGGTTGTAGAACTCGATCGCGCGGTCTTCACGCTGTTTCTCTTCGATCGCCAGGCCCATGGCCACGCGCATGAAGAAGATCTGCGGCAGTTCGAAGCGCACGCCATCCTTGTGGATGAAGTAACGGTCGTAGAGGGTTTGCAGGCCCAGGTAGGTGAACTGCTGGTCGCGCTCGTGGTTGATCGCCTTGCCGAGTTTTTCCAGGTCGAATTCGGCCAGGACAGGGTTCAGCAATTCGTACTCGATACCCTTGGCGACGTAGGCCGGCAGGGCCTTGGCGTAGAGGTCGGCCATTTCGTGGTGGGTCGCGCTCTCGGCGACTTCCAGGAAGCTCAGGCCTTCGGCGCGCAGGGTGTCCATCAGCAGGCGTGCGGTCACGAACGAGTAGTTCGGCTCGCGTTCCACCAGGGTCCGCGCGGTCATCACCAGTGCGGTGTTGACGTCCTTCAGGGCGACGCCGTCATAGAGGTTCTTCAGGGTTTCGCGCTGGATCAGGTCGCCATCGACTTCTTCCAGGCCTTCGCAGGCCTCGGTGACGATGGTGTTCAGGCGGCCCATGTCCAGCGGCGCCAGGCTGCCGTCGGCGCGTGCGATGCGGATCGAAGGGTGGGCCTGGACCGGTGCGTCGGCAGGGGAACGGGTAGCACGTTCCTTGGCGCGGGAGTCACGGTAGATCACGTAGTCGCGAGCTACTTTCTGCTCGCCGGCACGCATCAGGGCCAGTTCGACCTGGTCCTGGATTTCTTCGATGTGGATGGTGCCGCCCGACGGCATGCGACGCTTGAAGGTCGCGGTGACCTGTTCGGTCAGGCGGGCGACGGTGTCGTGGATTCGCGACGAGGCGGCAGCGGTGCCGCCCTCAACTGCGAGGAACGCTTTGGTGATGGCGACGGTAATCTTGTCATCGGTGTAGGGAACGACAGTGCCGTTACGCTTGATCACGCGCAGTTGACCCGGCGCGGTGGCGGACAGATCCGGGCTCGAATCGGCGGCCAGCGGCGCGGTGCCCTGCGGGTTCTCGCGAGTTGTGTCGGTGTGCATGGGTGTCTCCACGTTCTCTATGTTTATTTGGGCACCATCACGGTGCCCACCGTTCCGTCCTGAAGCACTACAACCGACTGGCGCCGGGTATAACAACTTCGGGACAGTAGGACGCGGGCCTGTGGCGTCGCGTCCATCCGAAGTTCTTGGGTCGCGAGCCTGGGCTCTAGACCGGGTTTGCTAAGGTGGCAGCAAAGGACTGCAACACCCGTACCGTTCCGGTCGTTTTCGACCTGGGAAACGGTTGCCATCCGCAGGGGCGGTTCTGGACTTGGAAAACTGCGGTGTTGCAGGAGGACAGAGGCAAGAAAAGCGCTTGAATTCTCTATCCGACTTGTGTTTGGTTTTTGGCCTGAAACCCTACATGTAGGGTTTTTTACGCGGCGGGCTACAAGATAATGCGTTTTTGGACATGAATCAACGTGCTGCCTGTGGATAAGCCTGTGCGTAATTTGTGTGCGAAACGTGGAACTGCTCTGTAGGCCGCGACCTAGCTGGAGCGAGCCTTTTTTCAACGATTTTGACGACTCGAAAACAGCCCGGAGTTTTTTGCGGGCGCGGACGTTACCACACAAATCCAGCCCGACCGAACGCATTTGTCCGCTTGTTTTCTACGCAGGTCGCGTTTATACAATCGGCCGGTGCGTGGGCGTGTTTATCCTCCTTTAAGATGACAAAAAAACGGGAGGATGCAGATTTCCAAGCGGGCACGGGATAGTGCTGATCCTTCTTTTATATTCACAGCAAGACGAGGCCCCCCGTGGAACAAGAAGCCTGGCAGATTTTGATCGTCGAGGATGACCAGCGTCTGGCCGAGCTGACCCGCGAGTACTTGGAGAGCAATGGCCTGCACGTCGCCATCGAAGGCAACGGCGCGGTGGCGGCGCAACGGATCATCGACGAGCAGCCGGACCTGGTCATCCTCGACCTGATGCTGCCTGGCGAAGACGGCCTGAGCATTTGCCGCAAGGTGCGCGAACACTTCAACGGACCGATCCTGATGCTGACGGCGCGTACCGATGACACCGACCAGATCCAAGGCCTGGACCTTGGGGCCGATGACTACGTCTGCAAGCCGGTGCGCCCACGCCTGTTGCTGGCGCGCATCCAGGCCCTGTTGCGGCGCAGTGAGCCGGAACCGTCGGTGCCGCAGAAACCGCGGCGCCTGGAATTCGGCCCGCTGGTGGTGGACGACGCCTTGCGTGAAGCCTGGTTGCAGGGCAACGGTATCGAACTGACCAGCGCCGAATTCGACCTGTTGTGGCTGCTGGTGTCCAATGCCGGGCGCATCCTGTCCCGGGAAGAAATCTTCACCGCCCTGCGCGGCATCGGCTACGACGGCCAGGATCGCTCCATCGACGTGCGCATCTCGCGCATCCGCCCCAAGATCGGCGACGACCCCGACCATCCACGACTGATCAAGACCATTCGCAGCAAAGGCTACCTGTTCGTGCCTGAAGCTTGCGTAGACGCCGCTCCGTGAACTCGATCTTCCTGCGGATCTATGGCGGCATGTGCGCGGCGCTGGTGTTGGTCGCGGTACTTGGCGTGCTGGCGCTGCACCAGCTTAATCAGACGCGCGCCGAGCAGTACCGCGAGCGCCTGGCCCAC
This genomic interval carries:
- a CDS encoding ribonucleoside-diphosphate reductase subunit alpha; translated protein: MHTDTTRENPQGTAPLAADSSPDLSATAPGQLRVIKRNGTVVPYTDDKITVAITKAFLAVEGGTAAASSRIHDTVARLTEQVTATFKRRMPSGGTIHIEEIQDQVELALMRAGEQKVARDYVIYRDSRAKERATRSPADAPVQAHPSIRIARADGSLAPLDMGRLNTIVTEACEGLEEVDGDLIQRETLKNLYDGVALKDVNTALVMTARTLVEREPNYSFVTARLLMDTLRAEGLSFLEVAESATHHEMADLYAKALPAYVAKGIEYELLNPVLAEFDLEKLGKAINHERDQQFTYLGLQTLYDRYFIHKDGVRFELPQIFFMRVAMGLAIEEKQREDRAIEFYNLLSSFDYMASTPTLFNAGTLRPQLSSCYLTTVPDDLSGIYGAIHDNAMLSKFAGGLGNDWTPVRALGSYIKGTNGKSQGVVPFLKVVNDTAVAVNQGGKRKGAVCAYLETWHMDIEEFIELRKNTGDDRRRTHDMNTANWIPDLFMKRVFDDGKWTLFSPSEVPDLHDLTGKAFEERYEYYEALTEYNKIKLFKVVQAKDLWRKMLSMLFETGHPWLTFKDPCNLRSPQQHVGVVHSSNLCTEITLNTNKDEIAVCNLGSINLPNHIVDGKLDTAKLQRTVNTAVRMLDNVIDINYYSVPQAKNSNFKHRPVGLGIMGFQDALYLQHIPYGSDAAVEFADKSMEAVSYYAIQASCDLADERGAYETFQGSLWSQGILPLDSQQILIAQRGEKYIDVDLKETLDWAPVRARVQKGIRNSNIMAIAPTATIANITGVSQSIEPTYQNLYVKSNLSGEFTVINPYLVRDLKARGLWDSVMINDLKYYDGSVQQIERIPQELKELYATAFEVDTKWIVDAASRRQKWIDQAQSLNLYIAGASGKKLDVTYRMAWYRGLKTTYYLRALAATSTEKSTVNTGKLNAVSAGGNHGDDSVLAAPAGPAPVPKACAIDEPDCEACQ
- a CDS encoding response regulator transcription factor — its product is MEQEAWQILIVEDDQRLAELTREYLESNGLHVAIEGNGAVAAQRIIDEQPDLVILDLMLPGEDGLSICRKVREHFNGPILMLTARTDDTDQIQGLDLGADDYVCKPVRPRLLLARIQALLRRSEPEPSVPQKPRRLEFGPLVVDDALREAWLQGNGIELTSAEFDLLWLLVSNAGRILSREEIFTALRGIGYDGQDRSIDVRISRIRPKIGDDPDHPRLIKTIRSKGYLFVPEACVDAAP